In the genome of Apodemus sylvaticus chromosome 2, mApoSyl1.1, whole genome shotgun sequence, one region contains:
- the Krba1 gene encoding protein KRBA1 isoform X10 has product MRENYETLVSVGTSELLPLSAFLSPAEAGGATPGESHQEKGQKPALEHSSQGEQPQQSLHLTALVQLVKEIPEFLFGEVKSAEDCSDSGSTGLDGEQTSPEAAVVVEACPPRGLFSSLPESPASHPSLATTPTGSSTSSGPPGDWAHGSPLPAIGTDDKPLSIEKGGVGASAETSMPSAQSLGQSRSHLRQDRGSMGTGTLPENSPLQGLINCLKEILVPRPQPRGTAPDLLPSLPDLSVLKQTRAEVEAGSLPCPVKTEAAPGDCPLQGLLNCLKEIPNAPDRRPSPSGASDLQLQGDPGKGRSGGKGQSLELGRLQTPPPRPSHGAGAGSMLTTVKVEDGWAQSPPVPASCQLSRQGYSSYSTGDNREVRVPRWGPMTLASRPSGSPLEALEACLKGIPPGGSSPLQSLAVSWSRSPQPGDAGSQRFELQQQGSHSEEATREPLLPLSLQGYVREGPGMQPCGSQGTPTSFSSASSSDGDLDFRSPRSSQGQRLGKGYPPGSSPLQGLENCLREIPVPRPQAAWPCSSAVNRGLKRTEPRNWTADREALRGEAWEAPHLRQRPGEVPSRSLHRGSPQTCTPTCHQVTTRPWPQEETATMPSPLHRLENSLRGILPVRPLRFTCVTGPGPSPSPCSSSSFSSSDGEDLRPEPAFWQSPLQQKGHLPSCKDPVRLCPGPGASSRTSNNSCLAEDPERAEPKDGSSLSAGRAEEKSHPPRTEDGPERSSQPGPVSPAEGKGDAAGRPWPEPKDTEDSRDLEPGHRQPSAAARTQEKLLSGDPLEPPSKSPLPTTVLSNWSPTSLQPPCPCGRSLQQELHNLGTILTDKLDRLAAALAGLTKDVATMRTQMDQLRRRPRSLGPKGQGSWPLTLPQRPRWVNRLDHRHLPYWRQKGRTRPRPKILRTQAEGCKAGDHPGLSRGKGNLVPQLPPEASSFVESSSQQISSTSGGHTVLTAHPPLEHTGCHQNPLSPSVPTALVPLVASPAASADTEPQAARVAAASIPSQPKEPNSLLGAALSKDLWGGDHRDPRWGAH; this is encoded by the exons ATGCGGGAAAACTACGAGACGCTGGTGTCTGTGG GGACCTCTGAgctgcttcctctctctgctttcctgtcacctgcagaggctggaggagcCACACCAGGAGAGAGccaccaggaaaagggacagaaGCCAGCTTTGGAGCACAGTTCCCAGG GAGAGCAGCCTCAGCAGAGCCTCCACCTCACAGCATTAGTGCAGCTGGTGAAGGAGATTCCAGAGTTCTTGTTTGGAGAAGTGAAGAGTGCTGAGGACTGCTCTGACAGTGGGAGCACCGGTCTGGATGGGGAGCAGACAAGCCCTGAGG cagctgtggttgtggAAGCTTGCCCTCCCCGAGGCCTGTTCAGTTCTCTTCCGGAGAGCCCTGCAAGCCACCCCAGCCTGGCGACCACACCCACGGGCAGCTCAACTTCCAGTGGCCCTCCTGGAGACTGGGCACACGGAAGCCCCTTACCTGCTA TAGGAACTGATGACAAACCACTGTCTATAGAGAAGGGAGGTGTAGGAGCCTCGGCAGAGACATCCATGCCTTCCGCTCAAAGCCTGGGCCAGAGCAGGAGTCACCTAAGACAGGATAGAGGCAGCATGGGGACAG GAACCCTTCCTGAGAACAGTCCATTGCAAGGCCTCATCAACTGTCTGAAGGAGATCCTTGTGCCCAGGCCCCAGCCCCGGGGGACAGCCCCGGACTTGCTGCCTTCTCTCCCTGACTTGAGTGTGTTGAAGCAGACCAGAGCTGAGGTAGAAGCTGGGAGCCTGCCCTGCCCGG TGAAGACAGAGGCAGCACCTGGAGATTGTCCCCTTCAGGGCCTGCTGAACTGTCTGAAGGAGATCCCAAATGCCCCAGACCGGCGTCCCAGCCCCTCAGGAGCATCCGACTTGCAGCTGCAGGGGGATCCAGGGAAAGGGCGTTCTGGAGGTAAAGGCCAATCACTAG AGCTGGGACGCCTGCAGACCCCTCCTCCCCGCCCCAGTCATGGGGCTGGAGCTGGCAGCATGCTTACCACGGTGAAGGTAGAAGATGGCTGGGCCCAGAGTCCCCCAGTGCCGGCATCCTGCCAGCTTAGCCGGCAAGGCTACAGCTCCTACTCCACTGGAGACAACCGAGAGGTCCGCGTGCCTCGCTGGGGCCCCATGACTCTAG CCAGCAGGCCCTCAGGCTCACCCCTAGAAGCTCTGGAGGCCTGTCTGAAGGGCATCCCTCCAGGTGGGTCATCACCTCTTCAGTCACTAGCCGTCTCATGGTCCAGAAGTCCCCAGCCAGGAGATGCTGGCTCTCAGAGGTTTGAGCTACAGCAACAAGGATCTCACAGTGAAG AAGCTACAAGGGAGCCACTTCTGCCTCTGAGCTTGCAGGGGTACGTGAGAGAGGGGCCTGGGATGCAACCCTGTGGCTCCCAGGGTACCCCTACCAGCTTCTCCTCAGCCAGCAGCAGTGATGGGGATCTGGACTTCAGGAGCCCCAGGAGCAGCCAGGGCCAACGGCTTGGGAAAG GCTATCCACCAGGAAGCTCTCCACTCCAAGGCTTGGAGAACTGCCTGAGAGAGATCCCTGTTCCCAGGCCGCAGGCTGCCTGGCCTTGCTCCTCAGCTGTAAACAGGGGCTTGAAGAGAACAGAGCCTAGGAACTGGACTGCAGACAGAGAAG CATTGAGAGGTGAGGCCTGGGAGGCACCCCACCTCAGACAGCGTCCTGGAGAAGTACCCAGCAGGAGTCTGCATCGAGGCAGTCCACAGACCTGTACTCCCACCTGCCACCAAGTGACCACCAGGCCATGGCCACAAGAGG AGACAGCCACCATGCCTTCACCTCTGCACCGCCTGGAGAACTCTCTGAGGGGGATCTTGCCCGTGAGGCCCTTGCGTTTCACCTGCGTGACTGGCCCTGGCCCCAGTCCCAGCCcctgctccagctccagcttCAGCAGCTCCGATGGAGAAGACCTACGACCAGAGCCTGCGTTTTGGCAGTCACCCCTCCAGC AGAAAGGCCACCTTCCCTCCTGTAAGGACCCTGTTCGTCTGTGCCCTGGCCCTGGCGCATCTTCAAGGACCAGCAACAATAGCTGCCTTGCTGAAGACCCCGAGAGAGCGGAGCCCAAGGACGGCAGCAGCCTCAGTGCAG GAAGAGCAGAAGAGAAGTCCCACCCACCCAGAACAGAAGATGGTCCAGAGCGCTCGAGCCAGCCTGGCCCTGTCAGCCCTGCCGAAGGAAAAGGAG ACGCAGCTGGGCGCCCCTGGCCTGAGCCCAAGGATACTGAAGACTCGAGGGACCTGGAGCCTGGACATAGACAACCCAGTGCGGCAG CCAGGACCCAAGAGAAGCTGCTCTCTGGGGACCCTCTGGAGCCACCTAGCAAGTCTCCTCTTCCCACAACTGTCTTGTCAAATTGGTCACCCACTTCTCTTCAGCCACCATGCCCCTGCGGCAGGTCCTTGCAGCAGGAGCTGCATAACCTTGGTACCATCCTCACGGATAAGCTGGACCGACTTGCAGCAGCCTTGGCGGGCCTAACGAAGGATGTTGCAACCATGCGGACCCAGATGGATCAGCTACGAAGGCGCCCACGAAGCCTTGGACCAAAAGGTCAGGGTTCCTGGCCGCTGACCCTCCCCCAGAGACCTCGCTGGGTCAACAGACTGGACCACAGACATCTACCCTACTGGAGACAGAAGGGCCGCACCAGGCCCAGACCAAAGATCCTGCGGACCCAGGCAGAAGGCTGCAAGGCTGGTGACCACCCAGGACTCTCTAGAGGGAAGGGCAATTTGGTGCCTCAGCTCCCTCCAGAAGCTTCCAGCTTCGTAGAATCTTCATCCCAGCAGATCTCCTCTACTTCTGGAGGCCACACTGTGCTGACTGCACACCCACCTCTGGAACACACTGGATGCCACCAGAATCCCCTCTCCCCTTCAGTGCCTACTGCCTTGGTCCCCCTTGTGGCCTCTCCTGCAGCCAGTGCAGACACAGAACCTCAGGCTGCTAGAGTGGCAGCAGCCAGCATTCCAAGCCAGCCCAAGGAACCTAACAGCCTGCTAGGGGCAGCCCTCAGCAAAGACCTCTGGGGAGGCGACCACAGGGATCCAAGGTGGGGGGCCCATTGA
- the Krba1 gene encoding protein KRBA1 isoform X1 — MRRAGPTQTSQLCGSRCSEFPGPAPFREELGRCPRGSRGSPCSLQPEPHRKLGGPGSREAEFRHGAPGTSELLPLSAFLSPAEAGGATPGESHQEKGQKPALEHSSQGEQPQQSLHLTALVQLVKEIPEFLFGEVKSAEDCSDSGSTGLDGEQTSPEAAVVVEACPPRGLFSSLPESPASHPSLATTPTGSSTSSGPPGDWAHGSPLPAIGTDDKPLSIEKGGVGASAETSMPSAQSLGQSRSHLRQDRGSMGTGTLPENSPLQGLINCLKEILVPRPQPRGTAPDLLPSLPDLSVLKQTRAEVEAGSLPCPVKTEAAPGDCPLQGLLNCLKEIPNAPDRRPSPSGASDLQLQGDPGKGRSGGKGQSLELGRLQTPPPRPSHGAGAGSMLTTVKVEDGWAQSPPVPASCQLSRQGYSSYSTGDNREVRVPRWGPMTLASRPSGSPLEALEACLKGIPPGGSSPLQSLAVSWSRSPQPGDAGSQRFELQQQGSHSEEATREPLLPLSLQGYVREGPGMQPCGSQGTPTSFSSASSSDGDLDFRSPRSSQGQRLGKGYPPGSSPLQGLENCLREIPVPRPQAAWPCSSAVNRGLKRTEPRNWTADREALRGEAWEAPHLRQRPGEVPSRSLHRGSPQTCTPTCHQVTTRPWPQEETATMPSPLHRLENSLRGILPVRPLRFTCVTGPGPSPSPCSSSSFSSSDGEDLRPEPAFWQSPLQQKGHLPSCKDPVRLCPGPGASSRTSNNSCLAEDPERAEPKDGSSLSAGRAEEKSHPPRTEDGPERSSQPGPVSPAEGKGDAAGRPWPEPKDTEDSRDLEPGHRQPSAAARTQEKLLSGDPLEPPSKSPLPTTVLSNWSPTSLQPPCPCGRSLQQELHNLGTILTDKLDRLAAALAGLTKDVATMRTQMDQLRRRPRSLGPKGQGSWPLTLPQRPRWVNRLDHRHLPYWRQKGRTRPRPKILRTQAEGCKAGDHPGLSRGKGNLVPQLPPEASSFVESSSQQISSTSGGHTVLTAHPPLEHTGCHQNPLSPSVPTALVPLVASPAASADTEPQAARVAAASIPSQPKEPNSLLGAALSKDLWGGDHRDPRWGAH, encoded by the exons GGACCTCTGAgctgcttcctctctctgctttcctgtcacctgcagaggctggaggagcCACACCAGGAGAGAGccaccaggaaaagggacagaaGCCAGCTTTGGAGCACAGTTCCCAGG GAGAGCAGCCTCAGCAGAGCCTCCACCTCACAGCATTAGTGCAGCTGGTGAAGGAGATTCCAGAGTTCTTGTTTGGAGAAGTGAAGAGTGCTGAGGACTGCTCTGACAGTGGGAGCACCGGTCTGGATGGGGAGCAGACAAGCCCTGAGG cagctgtggttgtggAAGCTTGCCCTCCCCGAGGCCTGTTCAGTTCTCTTCCGGAGAGCCCTGCAAGCCACCCCAGCCTGGCGACCACACCCACGGGCAGCTCAACTTCCAGTGGCCCTCCTGGAGACTGGGCACACGGAAGCCCCTTACCTGCTA TAGGAACTGATGACAAACCACTGTCTATAGAGAAGGGAGGTGTAGGAGCCTCGGCAGAGACATCCATGCCTTCCGCTCAAAGCCTGGGCCAGAGCAGGAGTCACCTAAGACAGGATAGAGGCAGCATGGGGACAG GAACCCTTCCTGAGAACAGTCCATTGCAAGGCCTCATCAACTGTCTGAAGGAGATCCTTGTGCCCAGGCCCCAGCCCCGGGGGACAGCCCCGGACTTGCTGCCTTCTCTCCCTGACTTGAGTGTGTTGAAGCAGACCAGAGCTGAGGTAGAAGCTGGGAGCCTGCCCTGCCCGG TGAAGACAGAGGCAGCACCTGGAGATTGTCCCCTTCAGGGCCTGCTGAACTGTCTGAAGGAGATCCCAAATGCCCCAGACCGGCGTCCCAGCCCCTCAGGAGCATCCGACTTGCAGCTGCAGGGGGATCCAGGGAAAGGGCGTTCTGGAGGTAAAGGCCAATCACTAG AGCTGGGACGCCTGCAGACCCCTCCTCCCCGCCCCAGTCATGGGGCTGGAGCTGGCAGCATGCTTACCACGGTGAAGGTAGAAGATGGCTGGGCCCAGAGTCCCCCAGTGCCGGCATCCTGCCAGCTTAGCCGGCAAGGCTACAGCTCCTACTCCACTGGAGACAACCGAGAGGTCCGCGTGCCTCGCTGGGGCCCCATGACTCTAG CCAGCAGGCCCTCAGGCTCACCCCTAGAAGCTCTGGAGGCCTGTCTGAAGGGCATCCCTCCAGGTGGGTCATCACCTCTTCAGTCACTAGCCGTCTCATGGTCCAGAAGTCCCCAGCCAGGAGATGCTGGCTCTCAGAGGTTTGAGCTACAGCAACAAGGATCTCACAGTGAAG AAGCTACAAGGGAGCCACTTCTGCCTCTGAGCTTGCAGGGGTACGTGAGAGAGGGGCCTGGGATGCAACCCTGTGGCTCCCAGGGTACCCCTACCAGCTTCTCCTCAGCCAGCAGCAGTGATGGGGATCTGGACTTCAGGAGCCCCAGGAGCAGCCAGGGCCAACGGCTTGGGAAAG GCTATCCACCAGGAAGCTCTCCACTCCAAGGCTTGGAGAACTGCCTGAGAGAGATCCCTGTTCCCAGGCCGCAGGCTGCCTGGCCTTGCTCCTCAGCTGTAAACAGGGGCTTGAAGAGAACAGAGCCTAGGAACTGGACTGCAGACAGAGAAG CATTGAGAGGTGAGGCCTGGGAGGCACCCCACCTCAGACAGCGTCCTGGAGAAGTACCCAGCAGGAGTCTGCATCGAGGCAGTCCACAGACCTGTACTCCCACCTGCCACCAAGTGACCACCAGGCCATGGCCACAAGAGG AGACAGCCACCATGCCTTCACCTCTGCACCGCCTGGAGAACTCTCTGAGGGGGATCTTGCCCGTGAGGCCCTTGCGTTTCACCTGCGTGACTGGCCCTGGCCCCAGTCCCAGCCcctgctccagctccagcttCAGCAGCTCCGATGGAGAAGACCTACGACCAGAGCCTGCGTTTTGGCAGTCACCCCTCCAGC AGAAAGGCCACCTTCCCTCCTGTAAGGACCCTGTTCGTCTGTGCCCTGGCCCTGGCGCATCTTCAAGGACCAGCAACAATAGCTGCCTTGCTGAAGACCCCGAGAGAGCGGAGCCCAAGGACGGCAGCAGCCTCAGTGCAG GAAGAGCAGAAGAGAAGTCCCACCCACCCAGAACAGAAGATGGTCCAGAGCGCTCGAGCCAGCCTGGCCCTGTCAGCCCTGCCGAAGGAAAAGGAG ACGCAGCTGGGCGCCCCTGGCCTGAGCCCAAGGATACTGAAGACTCGAGGGACCTGGAGCCTGGACATAGACAACCCAGTGCGGCAG CCAGGACCCAAGAGAAGCTGCTCTCTGGGGACCCTCTGGAGCCACCTAGCAAGTCTCCTCTTCCCACAACTGTCTTGTCAAATTGGTCACCCACTTCTCTTCAGCCACCATGCCCCTGCGGCAGGTCCTTGCAGCAGGAGCTGCATAACCTTGGTACCATCCTCACGGATAAGCTGGACCGACTTGCAGCAGCCTTGGCGGGCCTAACGAAGGATGTTGCAACCATGCGGACCCAGATGGATCAGCTACGAAGGCGCCCACGAAGCCTTGGACCAAAAGGTCAGGGTTCCTGGCCGCTGACCCTCCCCCAGAGACCTCGCTGGGTCAACAGACTGGACCACAGACATCTACCCTACTGGAGACAGAAGGGCCGCACCAGGCCCAGACCAAAGATCCTGCGGACCCAGGCAGAAGGCTGCAAGGCTGGTGACCACCCAGGACTCTCTAGAGGGAAGGGCAATTTGGTGCCTCAGCTCCCTCCAGAAGCTTCCAGCTTCGTAGAATCTTCATCCCAGCAGATCTCCTCTACTTCTGGAGGCCACACTGTGCTGACTGCACACCCACCTCTGGAACACACTGGATGCCACCAGAATCCCCTCTCCCCTTCAGTGCCTACTGCCTTGGTCCCCCTTGTGGCCTCTCCTGCAGCCAGTGCAGACACAGAACCTCAGGCTGCTAGAGTGGCAGCAGCCAGCATTCCAAGCCAGCCCAAGGAACCTAACAGCCTGCTAGGGGCAGCCCTCAGCAAAGACCTCTGGGGAGGCGACCACAGGGATCCAAGGTGGGGGGCCCATTGA
- the Krba1 gene encoding protein KRBA1 isoform X2 — protein MRRAGPTQTSQLCGSRCSEFPGPAPFREELGRCPRGSRGSPCSLQPEPHRKLGGPGSREAEFRHGAPGTSELLPLSAFLSPAEAGGATPGESHQEKGQKPALEHSSQGEQPQQSLHLTALVQLVKEIPEFLFGEVKSAEDCSDSGSTGLDGEQTSPEAVVVEACPPRGLFSSLPESPASHPSLATTPTGSSTSSGPPGDWAHGSPLPAIGTDDKPLSIEKGGVGASAETSMPSAQSLGQSRSHLRQDRGSMGTGTLPENSPLQGLINCLKEILVPRPQPRGTAPDLLPSLPDLSVLKQTRAEVEAGSLPCPVKTEAAPGDCPLQGLLNCLKEIPNAPDRRPSPSGASDLQLQGDPGKGRSGGKGQSLELGRLQTPPPRPSHGAGAGSMLTTVKVEDGWAQSPPVPASCQLSRQGYSSYSTGDNREVRVPRWGPMTLASRPSGSPLEALEACLKGIPPGGSSPLQSLAVSWSRSPQPGDAGSQRFELQQQGSHSEEATREPLLPLSLQGYVREGPGMQPCGSQGTPTSFSSASSSDGDLDFRSPRSSQGQRLGKGYPPGSSPLQGLENCLREIPVPRPQAAWPCSSAVNRGLKRTEPRNWTADREALRGEAWEAPHLRQRPGEVPSRSLHRGSPQTCTPTCHQVTTRPWPQEETATMPSPLHRLENSLRGILPVRPLRFTCVTGPGPSPSPCSSSSFSSSDGEDLRPEPAFWQSPLQQKGHLPSCKDPVRLCPGPGASSRTSNNSCLAEDPERAEPKDGSSLSAGRAEEKSHPPRTEDGPERSSQPGPVSPAEGKGDAAGRPWPEPKDTEDSRDLEPGHRQPSAAARTQEKLLSGDPLEPPSKSPLPTTVLSNWSPTSLQPPCPCGRSLQQELHNLGTILTDKLDRLAAALAGLTKDVATMRTQMDQLRRRPRSLGPKGQGSWPLTLPQRPRWVNRLDHRHLPYWRQKGRTRPRPKILRTQAEGCKAGDHPGLSRGKGNLVPQLPPEASSFVESSSQQISSTSGGHTVLTAHPPLEHTGCHQNPLSPSVPTALVPLVASPAASADTEPQAARVAAASIPSQPKEPNSLLGAALSKDLWGGDHRDPRWGAH, from the exons GGACCTCTGAgctgcttcctctctctgctttcctgtcacctgcagaggctggaggagcCACACCAGGAGAGAGccaccaggaaaagggacagaaGCCAGCTTTGGAGCACAGTTCCCAGG GAGAGCAGCCTCAGCAGAGCCTCCACCTCACAGCATTAGTGCAGCTGGTGAAGGAGATTCCAGAGTTCTTGTTTGGAGAAGTGAAGAGTGCTGAGGACTGCTCTGACAGTGGGAGCACCGGTCTGGATGGGGAGCAGACAAGCCCTGAGG ctgtggttgtggAAGCTTGCCCTCCCCGAGGCCTGTTCAGTTCTCTTCCGGAGAGCCCTGCAAGCCACCCCAGCCTGGCGACCACACCCACGGGCAGCTCAACTTCCAGTGGCCCTCCTGGAGACTGGGCACACGGAAGCCCCTTACCTGCTA TAGGAACTGATGACAAACCACTGTCTATAGAGAAGGGAGGTGTAGGAGCCTCGGCAGAGACATCCATGCCTTCCGCTCAAAGCCTGGGCCAGAGCAGGAGTCACCTAAGACAGGATAGAGGCAGCATGGGGACAG GAACCCTTCCTGAGAACAGTCCATTGCAAGGCCTCATCAACTGTCTGAAGGAGATCCTTGTGCCCAGGCCCCAGCCCCGGGGGACAGCCCCGGACTTGCTGCCTTCTCTCCCTGACTTGAGTGTGTTGAAGCAGACCAGAGCTGAGGTAGAAGCTGGGAGCCTGCCCTGCCCGG TGAAGACAGAGGCAGCACCTGGAGATTGTCCCCTTCAGGGCCTGCTGAACTGTCTGAAGGAGATCCCAAATGCCCCAGACCGGCGTCCCAGCCCCTCAGGAGCATCCGACTTGCAGCTGCAGGGGGATCCAGGGAAAGGGCGTTCTGGAGGTAAAGGCCAATCACTAG AGCTGGGACGCCTGCAGACCCCTCCTCCCCGCCCCAGTCATGGGGCTGGAGCTGGCAGCATGCTTACCACGGTGAAGGTAGAAGATGGCTGGGCCCAGAGTCCCCCAGTGCCGGCATCCTGCCAGCTTAGCCGGCAAGGCTACAGCTCCTACTCCACTGGAGACAACCGAGAGGTCCGCGTGCCTCGCTGGGGCCCCATGACTCTAG CCAGCAGGCCCTCAGGCTCACCCCTAGAAGCTCTGGAGGCCTGTCTGAAGGGCATCCCTCCAGGTGGGTCATCACCTCTTCAGTCACTAGCCGTCTCATGGTCCAGAAGTCCCCAGCCAGGAGATGCTGGCTCTCAGAGGTTTGAGCTACAGCAACAAGGATCTCACAGTGAAG AAGCTACAAGGGAGCCACTTCTGCCTCTGAGCTTGCAGGGGTACGTGAGAGAGGGGCCTGGGATGCAACCCTGTGGCTCCCAGGGTACCCCTACCAGCTTCTCCTCAGCCAGCAGCAGTGATGGGGATCTGGACTTCAGGAGCCCCAGGAGCAGCCAGGGCCAACGGCTTGGGAAAG GCTATCCACCAGGAAGCTCTCCACTCCAAGGCTTGGAGAACTGCCTGAGAGAGATCCCTGTTCCCAGGCCGCAGGCTGCCTGGCCTTGCTCCTCAGCTGTAAACAGGGGCTTGAAGAGAACAGAGCCTAGGAACTGGACTGCAGACAGAGAAG CATTGAGAGGTGAGGCCTGGGAGGCACCCCACCTCAGACAGCGTCCTGGAGAAGTACCCAGCAGGAGTCTGCATCGAGGCAGTCCACAGACCTGTACTCCCACCTGCCACCAAGTGACCACCAGGCCATGGCCACAAGAGG AGACAGCCACCATGCCTTCACCTCTGCACCGCCTGGAGAACTCTCTGAGGGGGATCTTGCCCGTGAGGCCCTTGCGTTTCACCTGCGTGACTGGCCCTGGCCCCAGTCCCAGCCcctgctccagctccagcttCAGCAGCTCCGATGGAGAAGACCTACGACCAGAGCCTGCGTTTTGGCAGTCACCCCTCCAGC AGAAAGGCCACCTTCCCTCCTGTAAGGACCCTGTTCGTCTGTGCCCTGGCCCTGGCGCATCTTCAAGGACCAGCAACAATAGCTGCCTTGCTGAAGACCCCGAGAGAGCGGAGCCCAAGGACGGCAGCAGCCTCAGTGCAG GAAGAGCAGAAGAGAAGTCCCACCCACCCAGAACAGAAGATGGTCCAGAGCGCTCGAGCCAGCCTGGCCCTGTCAGCCCTGCCGAAGGAAAAGGAG ACGCAGCTGGGCGCCCCTGGCCTGAGCCCAAGGATACTGAAGACTCGAGGGACCTGGAGCCTGGACATAGACAACCCAGTGCGGCAG CCAGGACCCAAGAGAAGCTGCTCTCTGGGGACCCTCTGGAGCCACCTAGCAAGTCTCCTCTTCCCACAACTGTCTTGTCAAATTGGTCACCCACTTCTCTTCAGCCACCATGCCCCTGCGGCAGGTCCTTGCAGCAGGAGCTGCATAACCTTGGTACCATCCTCACGGATAAGCTGGACCGACTTGCAGCAGCCTTGGCGGGCCTAACGAAGGATGTTGCAACCATGCGGACCCAGATGGATCAGCTACGAAGGCGCCCACGAAGCCTTGGACCAAAAGGTCAGGGTTCCTGGCCGCTGACCCTCCCCCAGAGACCTCGCTGGGTCAACAGACTGGACCACAGACATCTACCCTACTGGAGACAGAAGGGCCGCACCAGGCCCAGACCAAAGATCCTGCGGACCCAGGCAGAAGGCTGCAAGGCTGGTGACCACCCAGGACTCTCTAGAGGGAAGGGCAATTTGGTGCCTCAGCTCCCTCCAGAAGCTTCCAGCTTCGTAGAATCTTCATCCCAGCAGATCTCCTCTACTTCTGGAGGCCACACTGTGCTGACTGCACACCCACCTCTGGAACACACTGGATGCCACCAGAATCCCCTCTCCCCTTCAGTGCCTACTGCCTTGGTCCCCCTTGTGGCCTCTCCTGCAGCCAGTGCAGACACAGAACCTCAGGCTGCTAGAGTGGCAGCAGCCAGCATTCCAAGCCAGCCCAAGGAACCTAACAGCCTGCTAGGGGCAGCCCTCAGCAAAGACCTCTGGGGAGGCGACCACAGGGATCCAAGGTGGGGGGCCCATTGA